The following are encoded together in the Mastacembelus armatus chromosome 6, fMasArm1.2, whole genome shotgun sequence genome:
- the LOC113133606 gene encoding protein PML-like isoform X2, with protein sequence MSDYKTIVFFDLETTGLDTTVCDIIQLSAICGDRAYNVYILPGRDFDVGAKLVTGFSVRNNSLFLGENPVDTTPLQEALTNFITFLRSFQRPVLLAAHNARRFDVPVLTRVLRQCLLWQEFQQVVSGFLDTLPLSKNLFDNLSSYSQETLVQDFLGRTYNAHNATEDARMLQELFKAWRPERADILNCITMTRL encoded by the exons ATGTCTGATTACAAAACCATCGTTTTCTTTGACTTGGAGACAACTGGATTAG ACACCACAGTGTGTGATATTATTCAGTTGTCGGCCATCTGTGGAGACAGGGCCTATAATGTCTACATTCTCCCTGGCCGTGACTTCGATGTGGGCGCCAAGCTGGTCACAGGCTTTAGCGTCAGAAATAACAGTCTGTTCCTTGGTGAGAATCCAGTGGACACCACCCCTCTCCAGGAGGCTCTCACCAACTTCATCACCTTCCTTCGCTCCTTCCAACGCCCTGTGCTGCTGGCGGCCCACAATGCAAGGCGGTTTGATGTGCCAGTGCTCACCAGAGTTCTGAGGCAGTGCCTGCTCTGGCAGGAGTTTCAGCAGGTGGTGTCTGGGTTTCTGGATACCTTGCCACTAAGCAAGAACCTGTTTGATAATCTGAGCAGTTATTCTCAGGAGACTCTGGTCCAGGACTTCCTGGGAAGGACCTACAATGCCCATAATGCTACGGAGGATGCCAGGATGCTGCAGGAGCTGTTCAAAGCATGGAGGCCCGAAAGAGCAGACATCTTGAATTGTATCACCATGACAAGgttgtga
- the LOC113133606 gene encoding uncharacterized protein LOC113133606 isoform X1 → MFVCCLRDCVFLCLDTSGNVQLCFQLLLWLPWRCEAFRRLSLKRTLTGKNSSASAFRLGLVPSFKGLPVRRLATQFEVGCAVRGGLLVAHGAVRRGRRCSRDTTVCDIIQLSAICGDRAYNVYILPGRDFDVGAKLVTGFSVRNNSLFLGENPVDTTPLQEALTNFITFLRSFQRPVLLAAHNARRFDVPVLTRVLRQCLLWQEFQQVVSGFLDTLPLSKNLFDNLSSYSQETLVQDFLGRTYNAHNATEDARMLQELFKAWRPERADILNCITMTRL, encoded by the exons atgtttgtttgttgtttgcgTGACTGCGTGTTTTTGTGTCTCGATACGTCTggaaatgtgcagctgtgttttcaactgctgctgtggttaccatggagatgtGAAGCGTTTCGCCGTTTGTCTCTAAAACGCACGTTGACCGGGAAAAACTCCTCCGCCTCGGCTTTCCGGCTCGGACTCGTGCCATCGTTCAAAGGGCTCCCGGTGAGGCGGCTGGCGACGCAGTTCGAGGTCGGCTGCGCGGTTCGAGGAGGACTACTGGTTGCTCACGGGGCGGtgcgccgggggaggcggtgctctcgag ACACCACAGTGTGTGATATTATTCAGTTGTCGGCCATCTGTGGAGACAGGGCCTATAATGTCTACATTCTCCCTGGCCGTGACTTCGATGTGGGCGCCAAGCTGGTCACAGGCTTTAGCGTCAGAAATAACAGTCTGTTCCTTGGTGAGAATCCAGTGGACACCACCCCTCTCCAGGAGGCTCTCACCAACTTCATCACCTTCCTTCGCTCCTTCCAACGCCCTGTGCTGCTGGCGGCCCACAATGCAAGGCGGTTTGATGTGCCAGTGCTCACCAGAGTTCTGAGGCAGTGCCTGCTCTGGCAGGAGTTTCAGCAGGTGGTGTCTGGGTTTCTGGATACCTTGCCACTAAGCAAGAACCTGTTTGATAATCTGAGCAGTTATTCTCAGGAGACTCTGGTCCAGGACTTCCTGGGAAGGACCTACAATGCCCATAATGCTACGGAGGATGCCAGGATGCTGCAGGAGCTGTTCAAAGCATGGAGGCCCGAAAGAGCAGACATCTTGAATTGTATCACCATGACAAGgttgtga